GCTTGAAGAGCTCCTCCTTGTTGCGCATGTGCGCCCGCCAGATCTCCTCGTCCGGGATGCCCGCGACCTGGGCCCAGACCGCGGGGTCGTCCTGCTTCTCCGGCCAATCGCGGCCCAGGTACTTGAAGAAAGCCCAGCCCAGGTCCTGCTGCAGCCAGGTGGAAAGATGGACGCCGTTGGTGACGTGACCGATCGGGACGTCCTCCTCATTCTTCTCCGGCCAGAGCTTGGTCCACATATGGCGCGAGACGATGCCGTGGCGCTTGCTCACGCCGTTGCGCTGGCCCGACATCCTGAGCGCCAGGGCGGTCATGTTCCAGCCCGCCTGCCCCGGCACCCGGCCCAACTCCAGGAACTGCTCCTGCTCGAGCCCCAGCTCGGTCCAGTACTTGTTGAAATACTCCGTGATGAGGCCCTCGGAGAACACGTCGTGTCCGGCCTCGACCGGGGTGTGCGTGGTGAACACCGAACGGGAGGCCACGTCCTCGGCCGCCGCCTCGAAGGATTTCCCCGCGGCCACCTGCTCGCGGACTTTCTCCAGGAACATGAAGGCGGAGTGCCCCTCGTTGATGTGGTAGTGCTCGGCCGGGATGCCGAGCGCCTTCAGCAGGCGGGCCCCGCCGATGCCCAGGAGGATCTCTTGGCGCAGGCGCATGGTGCGGTCGCCGCCGTAGAGCCGCCCGGAGATCTCCCGGTCCTGGGCGGAGTTCCCTTCCACGTGGGTGTCCAGCAGGAAGAGCTTCACGCGCCCCGCCACGATCTCCCAGACCGCCACCTGGAGGTTGAGCGGGCCCAGGTTGAAGTTCATGAGGAAGTTGTCCCCGCTGGGCGTCATGACCGGACGGATGGGCGAGACGCTCCAGTCGATCTGCTCGTAGACGTTCTGCTGCCAGCCGTCCACGCTGATGCGCTGCTGCACGTAGCCCTGGGGGTACATGAAGCCCAGCCCGACCAAGGGGACGCCCAGGTCGGAGGCCGTCTTGCAGTGGTCCCCGGCCAGGATGCCCAGGCCGCCGGAGTAGATGCGCAGGGAGTTGTGCAGCCCGAACTCGGCCGAGAAATAGGCGATGTTCTGGCCCTTGGCCTGCGGGTACTTGCGGGCGAACCAGGTGTACTGGTCCTCGAGGTACTCGTCGAAGATGCGGATGACGGAATCGTAGCGGGATAGGAAGCCCTCGTCCTTGGCCAAGGCGTTGAGGCGGGGCAGGCTGCGCTGCAGCAGGAGCACGGGGTTGTGGTAGGTGGTGCGCCAGAGGTTGCGGTCGATCTCCTTGAACAGGGCCCGAGCCTCCGGGTGCCAGCTCCACCAGAGGTTGTAAACGAGGTCCTTCAAGCGGGCCACGCGTTCCGGAACCTGCCACTGCTGGTAGGGATCGGTCATAGGACAGGGATTCTACCAAATTCGTCCCGCCCGAGGGCGCCGCGGCGTCCGCCGCGTCTGATTATTGAGCCTCCGGCGAGAAATTGATAACATCCGTGCGGTATGAGGTTCAGCCTCGCAGCGGCGCTGTTTTTCATCGCGCCTGCCTTACGCGCCGAAGAGGCCGGGCTCGCGGGGCTCCTCCGGGAGCCGCCCGCGGTCGCCGCCCAAGCCGCCGTGAAGGCCCTGCCGACCGAGGCCCAGCTTGAGCTCTTCACCCTCTACGCGCGCTACAACGAAGTGGTGTCCAAGCGTATGGACGAGGGGTGGCGGGTCGGTCTGCTCAGCGACGAAGGCACCAAGGTCTCCCAGGACGACACGCTGCCGGCGCGCCAGCTCGAGGAGGCCGTCCGCAGCCGCGAGACCGAGGTCAAGTCGCTGGCCAAGCAGGTGGAGCAGCCTGAGGTCGAAAACGGAGCGCGACTGCGCCGGGAGCTCGCGGCCGCGCAGCTGCGCCTAGCCGCCCTGCGCGGCGCCCTGGCGCGCTCCAAAGGCACCTGCCTGGACTGGTCG
The window above is part of the Elusimicrobiota bacterium genome. Proteins encoded here:
- the glgP gene encoding alpha-glucan family phosphorylase; this translates as MTDPYQQWQVPERVARLKDLVYNLWWSWHPEARALFKEIDRNLWRTTYHNPVLLLQRSLPRLNALAKDEGFLSRYDSVIRIFDEYLEDQYTWFARKYPQAKGQNIAYFSAEFGLHNSLRIYSGGLGILAGDHCKTASDLGVPLVGLGFMYPQGYVQQRISVDGWQQNVYEQIDWSVSPIRPVMTPSGDNFLMNFNLGPLNLQVAVWEIVAGRVKLFLLDTHVEGNSAQDREISGRLYGGDRTMRLRQEILLGIGGARLLKALGIPAEHYHINEGHSAFMFLEKVREQVAAGKSFEAAAEDVASRSVFTTHTPVEAGHDVFSEGLITEYFNKYWTELGLEQEQFLELGRVPGQAGWNMTALALRMSGQRNGVSKRHGIVSRHMWTKLWPEKNEEDVPIGHVTNGVHLSTWLQQDLGWAFFKYLGRDWPEKQDDPAVWAQVAGIPDEEIWRAHMRNKEELFKLLRDRARDRWISRNAEASQLLTQGALLDPQALTIGFARRFAGYKRATLVLRDLARLKGLLLDHWRPIQLVFAGKSHPADDSGKALIQQIYHLAKDPSFGGRIVFVEDYDMHVARYFVQGCDLWLNNPLAPLEACGTSGIKAAVNGVPSLSVLDGWWEEGFNGANGWAIGAPGGRGSGDAADAADAEDIYQTLEKKIVPLFYERGSDGIPHGWIKVMKESIKTVAPRFCGNRMVKDYVKLFYGPEAAARPVSPRTTAKVGP